GCTGTTAGGCTCAAAATGCCCATTGTGACGAAGATTTTTTTCATAGTTCTAGCCTTATCGGTTGTAGAGTTATAACAGTATAACTCTACAAGTTTAAAAATAGAACAAGTTTACTAAAATCTAACCATTTCAACTGTTTTAAATGGTAAACAAAAAGATAACACTTTTATTATTAAGTATTCATATTCAATCACTTAATTGTAATTTTTTACTATTGAGTATAAAGGCTCGAAAGTTTATGCACGTATTGGGAATGCTTCAGCATACCCAATGCTAAGTAAAGCTTTGAGCAATCAACCGACTGTAGGTAAGGGCTACCGTTCTCGCAGGCACAGAGGGCGATAGTTAATTTATTTTGATTTTATGAATAATAATTAAGCGTGTGGTGATACCCTTTATTTAGGGTGATTTAGAGTTATAACTCTATGATATTTCAATAAATAGCAAAAAAAAGTTTTTGATTGTTATAGGGAAATTGTGAAATAGCGCACAAAGAAAAAGCCCCGATAGTCTTGCAACTATCGGGGCTATGTTCTATATTCTTCGGTACACAGTTATTTGATGCGGTAAACATCATCTAACGAAGATCATAAGGTTTGGCGACCGTTATGATTTCACCTGAAAGGCTTGTACCTGAACTCTATTATTGCATTTATATTAGATTTTGCAAGTCATACAATGAAAAAACTTCGTTAATTTAGTGTCTATTCGTATATCAAATAAGCGCATTGTTTATTTGCCGAGCTTCGTCTACTCCTGTGTTTTATAAAGCTTTATGTTTGTAAGTGCATTGCCTTAAATGGGTCAACAATGGCATAGAGTTTTAAAGACGGTTGGTGTAGCAGGAGGATACAAGTGACGGCAGTATCACCAACGCAAGAGTTAAGCACCTAGCCAGTGTAAAACGCCCGCTTGCTGATGAACGCACAATAGGCGGGGACGCAGGGAATACGCTAGGAACTGGCATAAATAAGACGTTGGGGAAACCCTCCTTGAGATTGCCGACCTAGTGAGTGAGCTAATGCGTGTGCAGGGGAGCTGTAAGGCTCTAAATACTCACTTGCTGTTATGCCCTTACATTGGCATACAGTGTCGATTGAAAGCGATGTCGGCTCCGACAGCAATGCTACAACGGCAATATTCAAGATAGCCATTTTAAGCAATTTTTTTGCTTAGGCTATCTAGGGTGAATATTGCCGAAATCTGCTCAATCTCACCAACCGCAAGGCGGTTGAAGCGAAGCGAAAACGACTAAGGTTGTGAGGTTGAAGCAGATAAGCGCCTCATTGTAATAGCGCCTATTTCCAGTACATATATAAGTATTGCTTATATATAGTTTTACTTATAAAGACTTTAAATAACAAACTATTAGAACAATAGAGAACAATTACAAAAGTATCTAAAATACCCCTTGATTGTTTTGTGAGTACAAATTAATATATGTATAAATAGTTAGGGAATATACCTATGATTAAATCTACTAAAGGTAAGACAAGATCAACAATGATTGGTAATCAAAACAGTGTTAAAGAAGTTGTCAAAGAAGATAGATTTCAAACACGTATGAACCATGAAGATAAGTTGAAACTTATTAAATTCTGCAAAGATAACAATTTAAGCCAAACAGATTTTTTAATTAATTCAATGGTCGATAAAGGCATTCTTCCTGAAAGCAGACGATCAGTAAAAACAACAGACAATACTTAATTTAAAGGAAAAGAACATGAGCAATAACACTGAAAAATTATCTAAAGTAATCGCATTGGTTAATCAGAAAGGCGGTGTATCTAAAACAACGACTTCAATTAATTTAGCTATGGGCTTATCTCTACGTGGGTATGACGTACTGTTAGTTGATGGTGACCCGCAAGCTAGTTCACTTGACTGGGCTACTGTACGTGAAGAAGCAGATATTGATTTAGGCTTTACTGTTATTGGTGTACCAAAAACCAACTTAGCCAAAGAGATTGCTAAAATTAAATCAAAATATGACTTTGTAATCACTGACAGCGCAGGCAGACAGTCAGAATTAACACGCCTTGCTATTGTAGCTTGTGACGTTGCGATCGTTCCAAATACGACAAGTCCATTGGATGCTTGGGCTACTAAAGAAACCTTAAAATCAATCAATGAAATTAAGGGCTATCGTGATTTTTCAGCTTACTTTTTATTGAGTGGCGTAAACCCACAAACTAAGGTCTTTAATGAGGTTAAAGAGTGGTTAGCTGAAAGTTACCCTTTACCAATTTTGGACACTAAGATTGCGTTACGAACTGCTTTTTCACGTTCATTGGGCGAGGGCTTGTCTATCTATGAATATAAAGATGATCATGGGAAACAGGATAAGAAAGCAATTGCCGAAGTCGATGCTTTAATTGATGAAATTTTACAACGTGAGGGAATGACTGAATGAAAGCACCTAAAGGCAATGCTACTGTGACCAGTAGCAATGCCCATATTGCAAATGAAAAGGCTCACATTGTTAATTCTTTGAACTTTGACAAAATTCAAAAAATTAAGATCAATCCCGATCTATACAAAAAGATCGAGAAAGTAGCGGATAAAAGAAAAGTCGTACTAGCAGATATTGCTAGATCGGCTTTGGACTTCTATTTAAACAATCCAAGTGCGCCATACAGTGAAGAATTAAGTAAGGGTAATTCTAAGCAATTAATCTACACCATTAATCACTTGTATGATGTGAAGATAAACAGCTTTAAGGCTGTTCATGGTATCAACCGAAGTGACCAAATTAGACAGGCATTATCGGCTTGGCTTATCAATGAAAACTTATTAAAGCTTGATGAAAATTAAGGGCTTGATATGAACCTAAATGATCTAAAAAATAAGGTGATCATAAATAATGAAATTGATCAAAAAAACTTTGATTACCTAATTACACAGGTAGATCAGGTTGCAATTGAGTACGCTATAAATGAATTGGAGAGCCAAAATAAGCGACCCTATCTATCTAATATTTTTAAGTTGCTAGAAATACCGCCCCGCCAATAAGTGGGGCTTATTTGTCTTTGGAGGGACTGACATGCAGAAAATTATAATCAGGGTACTTATCATCACTGGCTTTTTAATGCCTGCAATTATTATGTTCTTTTTCCCTAGCTTAACTGGGACTAAGTTTTTTTGGTTAAGTATGCTTGTATTCTGTTTTCTAATTTTGCGAATACGTGGAATTTTGCTACTTTTGGGCATTACTTATGCCAGTCTATCTTCTATGTTTTCCCGCCATTAAAACCGCCCTACCCTATTAATTAAAACCGTTTTAGCACGTATGGACTTGCAATTTCATTGCTTGGTCCATACTTGGCCAAAACTCTTACTGTGAAAAATCATATTCCGATGCTTGGTCAGAACTGCAAGTATGCAGTCTTGACCAGGCATCTACTTTATTGAATGATTTAAGTGGGTTATGAGTGCGGGGGAAATGTCAAAAAGGTCAGTCCATATTTTTTATAGTACCGCCAACTAAAGTTATAGGTATCCATTTAAAATCGTATCGTTCATAACTACCTTTTGCCCCATACCAATACAAGTGATAGTGCGCCCGCCTTAAATGTGGTCTGCGGTGTACTTTTGATGATTGTTTAGAATATTCAGTTAATTGATCATTTACGGCTTTAATCTGCTTAGACATTTCCTTGCCTGCAATAAAAGGCTTGTACTTTTGGGCTTCAAATAATCTAGGCACACGCTTTACGGTCTGAACGCCTACCCTTTCCTTATGGTTGTCAGGAAGCAATGGGACATAATCAGGCTTAGATAAACTGAACCAAAGCAAAATATTGATAAGTTGCTTTTGTAGGGATTGGTATTGATCTATTTCATTTTCATCTAATATTGAACGGTCATCATGAAATTCATCTATGAAATCTGATAAACAATCTTCTATAGCTTTTTCTTCATTGACTAATAAGACGATCGTTCGAGTTAAACCAGTATCAAGAAAAATCGTAGATACTAAAACTTTTTGATAGCAAAGTTCAGTTAAGGTAAATATCACTCCATAAATTTTAGATTGCTGAAAGTGCAAATCAAAATTATCAGTTTGAACGTAAATGCACAGCTCAGGAACATTGATCAAAAAGTTTGGCAAATTGCCCTCAAATTTACTTTTTGTTAGTTCAGTTGCTACCTCATTTTCAAATCTATAAATATTCTTTGTCAGCATCCAAGAACCGAGCGTGACCAGTTCACCAGTAGGACAAGGCAAATTATTGATTAGATGATCGGGAATTGCATCACCAACATTTAAACCTTTCTGCCAGTCTGGAGCATAGCAGTCTAAGCCTGCATATATCCAATCATCCCAAGTGACCAAAGAACTAATTTTTTTATCATCGTTTTTATACTTGATAGCCTTTGATTCAATCTTATTAAAGATACCCTTAAAACTTGCTTTCAAGTGTTGGCAACGTGCAGTAACGACCTTTAAAGGTATTGCAAATTCATTAGATAAGTTCGCCATGAAGCCCTGCCCTGCTTTTAATTAAGTAATTCTATAACACTATATCTAGTGCGGATCTCATACCTACTAGCCACTATATATAGTGTTTCTACTATCGCCCTCTATGCCTGCGAGAACGGTAGCCCTTGCCTACAGTCGGTTGATTGCTCAAAGCTTTACTTAGCATTGGGTATGCTGAAGCATTCCCAATACGTGCGTAAACTTTTGAGCTAATATTATACCTAAGTTGTATTGTACTCACAGATCATATTATGCGTATTAATGTTAATTAGTATAGCAGTAATAATAATTTCAAAAGTTTACATATATTGTTTTGTACTCACAAATCATTATATGTATAATGTATTTATTAAGTCGATTGGCGACTTAAATAATAGGTGATTAATTATGAACAATATTTTCACAAAGTTGGATACTAAAAAAATAGTTATTGAACTACTAAATGCTTTTGAAAAAGCAAACTTCGATTACTACTCAAGAGCCTATCTTGAAAGTCCAAAAGGTACATTTTGCGTGTCCTTTGGAAACTGTCAAATGCAAGATGCAAACATTATTACTATCTACATAGATAAAGCACCACATGAGTTTTATTTCACCCATGAACATTCCAATATTGCTGAAGCACATTACGAAGCAATTAATCTATTTAAACAAATTTTAGACTTTTACTTTACCTATCTAAAGCAAACATAAGTAAGCCCCGCAAGGGGCTTTTTTAATGCCTGCGGGCTTGGTTCAGATCGGGAGTGACCAAAACCACAGGAAAGGGAAACAACCCACTACAGCGAAAAATAAGAGCAATCAGGGCGCATAACGCTATTACATTAATTTACCTATATTGTTTTGTACTCACAAATCAATATAGGCATAATATATTTGTCAGGTCGATTGGCGATCTAATAAAAAAGGCTTTGAGTTATGACCAGTAAAGAACAACTTTCGTTAGAGTTGCCTATAGTTGAAACAGCTCAATCATACAAAGATATGAAAGGGCTATATAGCGTTGATATTTCCCATATATACCGCTTTTATATTCTCCTTAATTGGTATGGGGTACTAGAAAAAAGCAAAGTGATTAAAGTGGGCAGTGATGCAATTTTTGAATGTGATAATGAAATGATTGCAGATGAAATTTTAAATTGCATTCCGAGCTGTAAAAAAAGAAAGGTTTATCGAGTACCAAATTTTAACCCTATTTATTTTTCAGGAATAGATAAGCCATCGGTAAACCGTTGGAAGTTTTCAGTAGAAAGAAAACTAGGCTATGAAAAATCAATTTACTTTAGATCAGTTGCAAGCCGTTGGGATTATTAACCCCCCTGCCCTAGTCGCAACCCTGCGGGATTGCTTTGTAAGTCCCGCTTAGGGGCAAAGGGGAGTAGTTGCGGTTCTGCGGTCAGCTCGACAAAATCACAGATTTTGTCGGCTTCGCTTGAACCTTGCAACGGTAATCAGGGAGGGAAGAATTTTTATATTTCTTCAGTTCGCAAAGTAGACACTTTGCTCTATTGATACCGCCTAGAGTTTTACACTTGTTTACATATATTGTTTTGTACTCACAAATCAATTTAGGTATAATGTATTTATCAGGTCGATTGGCGATCTATCAATAAAACAGGTACTTAAATATGAAAACTCAAGTTTCACCCAAGACAGTTTTAAATCTAGTAGAAAATGTTTTGAGAACAAAAAAAAATGCCATGATCGTTATGCAGGGTATTTATTTAAAGAAAGGTAAAGCCGAAATATTCATCACGATTGGACAAGTTAAATTAATCACTGTGTTTTTTAAAGGTCGCACAGAGTTACTTTTAACCGCTTTAAAACATGACAGCATGAACGAAGCAGAACACCAAGCCAAAGACTTTATAGAACAAATTAACGAAGTTCTGGACGAAGTAGAGAAACGAAATTAAAAGAAGCCCCGCAAGGGGCTTTTTTAATGCCTGCGGGCTTGGTTCAGATCGGGAGTGACCAAAACCACAGGAAAGAGAAACAACCCGCTACAGCGCAAATCTGAAGCATTCAAGACACACAATAAAAATTACACTTGTTTACATATATTGTTTTGTACTCACAAATCAATTTAGGTATAATGTATTTATCAGGTCGATTGGCGACCTCATACAAAAGGTACTCGAAAATGAAAAATTTTACTCAAAATGAAAAAGGTCAAATGTTCTATGAGGGCAGTTTGGTTTTAACTGCTAAAGACGGTTCGGTTTTTTTTGTATCAACTGAAATGCTTGTATGTAAG
The window above is part of the Acinetobacter wuhouensis genome. Proteins encoded here:
- the parA gene encoding ParA family partition ATPase, yielding MSNNTEKLSKVIALVNQKGGVSKTTTSINLAMGLSLRGYDVLLVDGDPQASSLDWATVREEADIDLGFTVIGVPKTNLAKEIAKIKSKYDFVITDSAGRQSELTRLAIVACDVAIVPNTTSPLDAWATKETLKSINEIKGYRDFSAYFLLSGVNPQTKVFNEVKEWLAESYPLPILDTKIALRTAFSRSLGEGLSIYEYKDDHGKQDKKAIAEVDALIDEILQREGMTE